From the genome of Leptotrichia trevisanii DSM 22070, one region includes:
- the dusA gene encoding tRNA dihydrouridine(20/20a) synthase DusA: MKGNIVNNKISIAPMVDRTDRNFRNFVRMINKDVLLYTEMITAQAILNGDLEYILGFDEVEHPIVLQIAATNPKEAYEAIKIAEKYNYDEINLNVGCPSDRVSGNMMGAYLMAFPKEVADIVSAMKDATSKPVSIKHRIGIDGKNILPDTFERTLLDKYEDMMNFINITKNAGVNKYIIHARIAILAGLDPKQNRSIPPLRYDEVYRVKNENPDLHIEINGGIKSVKEIDEHLKYVDSTMLGREIYDNPMILTEFGKYYGKEINIIRKEIIEKMIYYVENMEKQNLRPHLFLMHTHGLFHNVRGSKAWKRTINEPKADSGTLRELLEGM; the protein is encoded by the coding sequence ATGAAAGGGAATATTGTGAATAATAAGATAAGTATAGCTCCGATGGTGGACAGGACGGATAGGAATTTTAGAAATTTTGTGAGAATGATAAATAAGGATGTTTTGCTGTATACAGAGATGATAACGGCACAGGCGATTTTAAATGGGGATTTGGAGTATATTCTGGGCTTTGATGAAGTGGAACATCCGATTGTGCTGCAAATTGCGGCAACTAATCCAAAAGAGGCATATGAGGCAATAAAAATTGCTGAAAAATATAATTATGATGAAATCAATTTAAATGTCGGTTGTCCGTCTGACAGAGTTTCAGGAAATATGATGGGAGCTTATCTTATGGCATTTCCAAAAGAAGTGGCAGATATTGTGAGTGCAATGAAAGATGCAACAAGTAAACCTGTGTCTATAAAACATAGAATTGGGATTGATGGGAAAAATATACTTCCTGACACTTTTGAGCGGACATTGCTGGATAAATATGAAGATATGATGAACTTTATTAACATTACGAAGAATGCTGGTGTGAACAAATATATAATTCACGCACGAATAGCAATACTGGCAGGACTTGATCCAAAACAGAATAGAAGTATTCCGCCACTGAGATACGATGAAGTTTACCGTGTAAAAAATGAAAACCCAGATTTACACATAGAAATCAATGGTGGAATTAAAAGTGTCAAAGAAATTGACGAGCATTTGAAATACGTGGATTCTACAATGCTAGGACGTGAAATTTACGACAATCCTATGATTTTAACTGAATTTGGTAAATATTATGGAAAGGAAATAAATATCATCCGTAAGGAAATTATAGAAAAAATGATTTATTACGTCGAAAATATGGAAAAACAAAATCTTCGTCCACATCTGTTCCTAATGCACACTCATGGACTTTTTCACAACGTACGTGGCAGTAAGGCTTGGAAAAGGACGATTAATGAACCAAAGGCAGATTCTGGGACATTGAGGGAATTATTAGAGGGAATGTAA
- a CDS encoding M48 family metallopeptidase, with protein sequence MKKYSKILFLVTALGMVASCTVAPLTGRRQLKLVSDKSVAESSVSAYRQLIQQANAKGLLANNTADGQRLRRIGGRISSAVEQYLNENGMSKKVSDLQWEFNLIKTNEINAFAMPGGKIAFYTGILPVLNTDARIAFVMGHEIGHVIGGHHAEASSNKALAGIAATVTDAVTGGNAVSSLVSSGLSITLLKFNRTQEYEADKYGMIFMAMAGYNPNEAITALERMDSIGGGKGAEILSTHPSGKNRIEAARKFLPEAMKYYKAR encoded by the coding sequence ATGAAAAAATATTCAAAAATATTGTTTTTAGTAACAGCTTTAGGAATGGTTGCCAGCTGTACAGTGGCACCACTTACAGGGAGAAGGCAGCTTAAACTTGTGAGTGATAAAAGTGTGGCAGAAAGTTCAGTTTCTGCTTATAGACAGCTTATCCAGCAGGCAAATGCAAAGGGGCTGCTTGCAAATAACACGGCGGATGGACAGAGATTGAGAAGAATTGGAGGAAGAATTTCGTCAGCGGTGGAGCAATATCTGAATGAAAATGGAATGTCAAAAAAAGTTTCAGATTTACAATGGGAATTTAATTTAATAAAAACTAACGAGATAAATGCGTTTGCTATGCCAGGTGGTAAAATTGCCTTTTACACTGGGATATTGCCAGTTCTAAACACTGATGCAAGAATTGCATTTGTAATGGGGCATGAGATTGGACATGTTATCGGGGGACACCATGCGGAAGCCTCAAGTAATAAGGCTCTTGCTGGAATTGCTGCGACTGTGACAGATGCCGTAACAGGTGGAAATGCTGTATCTTCCCTTGTTTCAAGCGGACTTTCCATTACTCTTCTGAAATTTAACAGAACGCAGGAATATGAGGCGGACAAATATGGAATGATATTCATGGCAATGGCTGGATATAATCCAAATGAAGCAATTACTGCTCTTGAGAGAATGGATTCGATAGGCGGAGGAAAAGGTGCGGAAATTTTGTCAACACATCCATCTGGAAAAAACAGAATTGAAGCAGCCAGAAAATTCTTACCCGAAGCAATGAAATATTATAAGGCAAGATAA